A genomic window from Silene latifolia isolate original U9 population chromosome 11, ASM4854445v1, whole genome shotgun sequence includes:
- the LOC141611981 gene encoding elongation factor 1-alpha-like: MGKEKIHISIVVIGHVDSGKSTTTGHLIYKLGGIDKRVIERFEKEAAEMNKRSFKYAWVLDKLKAERERGITIDIALWKFETTKYYCTVIDAPGHRDFIKNMITGTSQADCAVLIIDSTTGGFEAGISKDGQTREHALLAFTLGVKQMICCLNKMDATTPKYSKSRYEEIVKEVGSYLKKVGYNPDKIPFVPISGFEGDNMIERSTNLEWYKGPTLLEALDQVSEPKRPSDKPLRLPLQDVYKIGGIGTVPVGRVETGVIKPGMLVTFGPTGLTTEVKSVEMHHESMPEALPGDNVGFNVKNVAVKDLKRGYVASDSKNDPAKEAANFTSQVIIMNHPGQIGNGYAPVLDCHTSHIAVKFAELVTKIDRRSGKELEKEPKFLKNGDAGMVKMIPTKPMVVETFSEYPPLGRFAVRDMRQTVAVGVIKNVEKKDPTGAKVTKAALKKK, from the exons ATGGGTAAGGAAAAGATACATATCAGTATTGTCGTCATTGGACATGTCGACTCTGGCAAGTCTACCACAACTGGTCATTTGATCTATAAGCTTGGTGGTATTGACAAGCGTGTTATCGAGAGGTTCGAGAAGGAAGCTGCTGAGATGAACAAGAGGTCTTTCAAGTACGCCTGGGTTCTTGACAAGCTCAAGGCTGAGCGTGAGCGTGGTATTACCATTGATATTGCCTTGTGGAAGTTTGAGACAACCAAATACTACTGCACTGTCATCGATGCCCCTGGTCACCGTGACTTTATCAAGAACATGATTACTGGTACCTCCCAGGCTGATTGTGCCGTCCTCATCATCGACTCCACCACTGGAGGTTTTGAGGCTGGTATCTCTAAGGATGGTCAGACCCGTGAGCATGCACTTCTCGCTTTCACCCTTGGTGTTAAGCAGATGATCTGTTGTCTTAACAAG ATGGATGCAACCACTCCCAAATACTCAAAGTCAAGGTATGAAGAAATTGTGAAGGAAGTCGGCTCATACCTCAAGAAGGTCGGATACAACCCTGACAAAATCCCATTTGTTCCCATTTCTGGTTTTGAGGGTGACAATATGATTGAGAGGTCCACCAACCTTGAGTGGTACAAGGGTCCTACCCTTCTTGAGGCTCTTGACCAGGTTTCTGAGCCCAAGAGGCCCTCAGACAAGCCCCTTCGTCTTCCACTTCAGGATGTTTACAAGATTGGAGGTATTGGAACGGTGCCTGTCGGACGTGTTGAGACTGGTGTCATAAAGCCTGGTATGCTTGTGACCTTTGGTCCAACTGGGTTAACGACTGAGGTTAAGTCTGTTGAGATGCACCACGAGTCCATGCCTGAGGCACTCCCAGGAGACAATGTTGGATTCAACGTTAAGAATGTTGCTGTCAAGGATCTCAAGCGTGGTTACGTTGCCTCTGACTCAAAGAACGACCCAGCTAAGGAGGCAGCCAACTTCACATCACAGGTCATCATCATGAACCACCCTGGCCAGATCGGGAATGGTTATGCCCCTGTTCTCGATTGCCACACCTCTCACATTGCTGTGAAGTTTGCTGAGCTTGTGACCAAAATTGACAGACGATCTGGTAAGGAACTGGAGAAAGAGCCTAAGTTCTTGAAGAACGGAGATGCTGGGATGGTTAAGATGATTCCCACCAAGCCCATGGTGGTTGAGACCTTCTCTGAGTACCCACCACTTGGTCGTTTCGCTGTCAGGGACATGAGGCAGACTGTTGCAGTTGGTGTCATTAAGAATGTTGAGAAGAAGGATCCCACTGGTGCCAAGGTCACCAAGGCTGCCCTGAAGAAGAAGTAA